A single window of Salvia splendens isolate huo1 chromosome 8, SspV2, whole genome shotgun sequence DNA harbors:
- the LOC121745388 gene encoding transcription factor bHLH143-like gives MATARESQLRQQFTVRNSSYIDHMATPHLDRNLSLPHLLSYQWPNANAAFPGQYAPDLNAFGGFRPPQCNIPCPTREPYPKGSQCAFPRGLGVVDKQPVGAPQRRFLIFDQSENHTRLFLGPSFSPLDKMFASKTPAGANVSLDKAAAHVDPRILANPALEEKWDENHLSEEEGETYEEDSDDIDALLYSDTDSDGDDDEVTSAEHSPPLSLDELTEEISSPASKRRKLVDGKHEKSSLESHDMESRCGGGDSGKKVKIREALKMLESIIPGVEGRDPVSIIDGAVAYLKGMKSEAESLGA, from the coding sequence ATGGCCACGGCCAGAGAGTCTCAGCTGCGCCAGCAGTTTACTGTTCGGAATTCTTCGTATATTGATCATATGGCAACGCCTCATCTCGATAGAAATCTCAGCTTGCCACATTTGCTCTCTTATCAGTGGCCTAATGCCAATGCTGCCTTCCCAGGACAGTATGCTCCTGATTTGAATGCATTCGGTGGGTTTCGCCCTCCTCAGTGCAATATTCCGTGTCCAACCAGAGAGCCTTATCCGAAAGGCTCGCAGTGTGCCTTCCCCCGCGGCCTAGGGGTGGTAGATAAGCAGCCGGTTGGTGCTCCTCAGAGGAGATTCCTTATCTTCGACCAGTCCGAGAATCACACCAGGCTGTTCTTGGGTCCTTCCTTCTCGCCCCTCGACAAGATGTTTGCCTCCAAGACTCCCGCCGGCGCTAACGTCTCGCTCGACAAAGCAGCCGCTCATGTCGATCCACGCATCTTGGCGAATCCCGCGTTGGAAGAAAAATGGGACGAAAACCATTTGTCGGAAGAGGAGGGCGAGACGTATGAAGAAGATAGTGACGACATTGACGCTCTGCTCTACTCCGATACTGATAGTGACGGCGACGATGATGAAGTGACTAGCGCGGAGCACTCTCCGCCACTCAGCCTCGACGAACTAACAGAAGAAATATCGAGCCCTGCGTCTAAAAGACGAAAGCTGGTCGATGGCAAGCACGAGAAATCGTCTCTAGAGAGTCACGACATGGAGTCGAGGTGCGGCGGTGGCGACAGCGGGAAGAAGGTTAAAATCCGCGAGGCGCTGAAGATGCTGGAGAGCATCATCCCGGGAGTGGAGGGGAGGGATCCGGTGTCGATAATCGACGGGGCGGTGGCGTACCTGAAGGGAATGAAATCGGAGGCGGAGTCCCTCGGCGCATGA